The following coding sequences lie in one Candidatus Zixiibacteriota bacterium genomic window:
- the thiL gene encoding thiamine-phosphate kinase, translating into MDDSEFTWIAELAARFGAGVLTDGLLGIGDDAAILPATSNWVVSADSQVSGVHFEPGWLSWQDLGRRLLHVGFSDIAAMGAEPKFALVSVEVGRQMTAQDRQFFADGIGLACNDLTARLIGGNVSARSEGFSAHVTAIGSPRGKGPLLRSGARPGDALYVTGPLGDAAAGVAILRGEPSTGSVGEEALADAYRHPRAHWREGLALAQADWVHAAIDVSDGLAADLGHLCAASGVGAELSAEAIPLSEPLVGWCHDNGRDPLEFALGGGEDYVLLFAADPDETRERELRARFGVFSGQIWRVGKITSDRQMKMIRAGEEELLPPLGHDHLAR; encoded by the coding sequence ATGGACGACAGCGAGTTCACTTGGATAGCTGAGTTGGCCGCACGGTTCGGAGCGGGGGTCCTCACGGATGGCCTTCTTGGCATTGGGGACGACGCGGCGATTCTGCCCGCTACTTCCAACTGGGTGGTGTCAGCCGATTCCCAAGTCAGCGGCGTGCACTTTGAGCCGGGATGGCTCAGTTGGCAGGATTTGGGAAGGCGGTTGCTGCACGTCGGCTTCTCGGACATTGCCGCCATGGGAGCCGAGCCAAAGTTCGCTCTGGTGTCAGTCGAAGTCGGCCGCCAGATGACGGCGCAAGATCGTCAGTTCTTTGCCGATGGTATTGGCCTCGCGTGCAACGACTTAACGGCTCGGCTGATCGGCGGGAACGTCTCGGCGCGGAGCGAGGGGTTCTCCGCTCATGTGACCGCGATCGGTTCGCCGCGGGGCAAGGGTCCGTTGCTGCGGTCGGGAGCCCGTCCGGGCGATGCATTGTACGTCACCGGGCCGTTGGGAGATGCCGCTGCGGGAGTCGCCATCTTGCGCGGCGAGCCGTCAACCGGTTCAGTTGGAGAAGAGGCGCTGGCAGATGCATACCGTCATCCGCGAGCTCACTGGCGGGAAGGGCTGGCATTGGCACAGGCCGACTGGGTCCATGCCGCCATCGATGTGTCCGATGGTCTGGCGGCGGACCTCGGCCATCTTTGCGCGGCCAGCGGTGTGGGAGCAGAGTTGAGTGCGGAGGCGATTCCCCTGAGTGAACCGCTGGTCGGCTGGTGCCATGACAACGGCCGGGATCCGCTCGAGTTTGCGCTGGGCGGGGGCGAGGATTACGTCTTGTTGTTTGCCGCCGATCCCGACGAGACCCGGGAGAGAGAACTGCGGGCGCGATTCGGGGTATTCTCGGGCCAGATCTGGCGGGTTGGCAAGATCACATCGGACAGACAGATGAAGATGATCCGCGCCGGCGAGGAAGAGTTATTGCCGCCGCTTGGGCACGACCACCTGGCACGATAG